Genomic segment of Apium graveolens cultivar Ventura chromosome 7, ASM990537v1, whole genome shotgun sequence:
ctcatgagggatgtgaGGGGAGCCACGGGGCTATTATAATAATTGGCATATCGCAGGCACTTATCACAGGCCCGGGAGAATTCAAAGGCATTTTTTTTCATCGTTGGCCAATAATAACCTTGATggaggattttctgagcaagAGAGCTACCCctgagtgattgccacaaatgcCTTCGTGTACTTCCCTAAGGATATAATTGCACTCCTTCCCATCTATACACTTGAGGAGGGGCACACTGAACCCTCTTCTGTATAGGACCCCATCATATATCACGTAGCGGGCTGCCTTATATTTGATTCTTCTGGCCTCATTCTTTTCATCTGGGAGTGACCATTTTCTTATGTAAGCTACAATAGGTGCCATCCATGTTGGGCCGAGGTCATCACTGAGGCTGCCTACCTCGTGCTCAGGCACACTAGGTTGCCTCTGAATATCAAGGGGCACGACCCCTAGCAGAGTGGCCTCGCGTCGAGAGCCAAGTTTGGCTAGCTCGTCCACGCCTTCATTCTGCCCGCACGGGATTAGTTCCAGCCTCACTTTGTTGAACCTTTCGATTATCCTCTGCGCACACTTTAGGTAAAGCTCCGTTCTCGTCCCCTAAGCTTGATACCTCCCATTTATCTGATAGACCACAATCATGGAGTCACTAAACATATTCAAATTCTCCACCTTCATTTCCAGAGCTAGCTTGAGACCGTTAATCAGGGCCTCATACTCAGTATCATTATTGGTTGTATGAAAGGCCAGGTGGGTCGCGCGTCTGATCTTGTGCGCCTCTGGGCTAATTAGCTCAATTCCAGCTCTTGCTCCATCCCCATTAGAGGCTCCATCCATAAATAGAATCCACCATGGGGCACTATTTTAGATTTCCAGCCCGACCTCTTCTGCACTAGGTATGACAACAAGGGCTCCCTGCTCCACTTCTTGATGTGGAGGAAAGTCCAGCACAAAATCGGCCAAGGCTTGACCTTTAATTGTAGTCCTTAGCTTATAATCCACCTCGAACTGGCCGAACTCCACCGTCCACTTCAACATTCATCCCGAAGACTCCGGTTTGTGCATTACTTGCCTGAGGGGGTAGGAGTTTCGTACTTCTATCCTGTGCGCCTGAAAATAGGGCCTAAGCTTTCAGGAGGCCAGGATCAGAGCATATGCCAATTTCTCGAGGCTTGTGTACCGAGTCTCTGCGTCGGCTAGccttttactcacataatatacTGTGAGTTGGATACCATCCTCCTCTCGAACCAATACTGCACTTACTGCAAAGTCAGAGACTACCAAGTATAGGACCAGAGTCTCACCTCTCTTTGGGTTGGACAACATTGGAGGGCTGCTGAGATGCTTCTTTATGTTCTAAAAAGCTTCCTCACACTTTTCTTTCCACTCAAAATTCCTCCCCACTCCTTTAATTGCTTTGAAGAACTCCTGGCATTTGTCGGAGGACTTTGAGATGAAGTGTTTTAAGGCAGCCACTCGCCCAGTTAAGCTTTGGACATCCTTCACCCGTCGGGGAGATATCATCTCGAGTAGGGCTCGTATCTTGGCTGGGTTGGCCTCAATGCCCCTATGGTTGACAATAAATCCTAAAAACTTCCCTGAATCGACCCCGAATACACGTTTCTGGGGATTGAGCTTCATCCTGTACTCCCTTAGGATCTGGAACATTTCTGATAGATGGTGGACACGATCCTTTGTTTCCATTGACTTCACAAGCATATTATCTACATAGGCCTCCATGGTCTTCCCCGGTTAATGTCTGAACATCTtgttcaccaacctttgataggtttCCCCAGCATTAAGGAGCCCGAAGGGCATCCCGATATAACAATAGAGGCCCCAATCAGTAATaaaggaggtgtgctcctgatctggcTCATACATTGGGATTTGGTTATATCCCAAATAAGCGTCCATAAAGGTAAGTAGTGCGTGCCCAGCTGTGGAATCAACCAGCTGGTCGATTCGGGATAGAGGAAAACTATCCTTCGGGCAAGCTTTGTTTAGGTCGGTGAAGTCCACACATGTCCTTCATTTGCCATTTGGTTTCTTGACGAGCACTAGGTTGGCCAGCCACATGGGGTAGAAGGCTTCCCTTACAAGCCCTGCCTCCATCAGTCTATCCACCTCTTCTTTGAGGGCCTCTGCCCTCTCTCCACTAATTGGCCGCCTCTTCTATCTGACCCCCTTCTTTTTTGGGTCCAGTTGAGCCGATGGCACATGACATTCAGGTCAATCCCTATCATATCAgagtgtgaccatgcaaagacatccaaattTCTCCTCAAGAATTGGGCCAGATCCTCCCTCAAGTCAGGACTTAAGTTAGAGCCTATTCTGAGTATTTTGGAAGGATCATTTGGTTCTACCAAGATTGGAATTGTGTCCTCTATAGCCCCAACCCTTTCGACCATTGAGGGCATCCTCGGGTTTAAGTCTGCCCGAGCCACACAGTTTTCTCCCACTTCTGTGATTGTCAAATCTTCCGTGTCTTTGAGCTCAGGCTGGTGAGCTCGAACTGGATTTACCAAGCGTTCAGAGGTCATAGTGACTATACGAGTGATTCCGTTGGGCAGATCCATAGTTGTTGTTGTTTCTTCGCATGCCCACTTCCCTTTCCTGAGTCTTGTAGTGATTTATTCTgggctctcttcttcatcacttgcCTCTTTTACAATCCCCTCATGTACTAACATGATGGGTTGAGAGGCTTCCATCAGCAAGGCCCTAGGCGCAGTTTTACCTGAATCCCCATGCTCTCAAAATATTTCTCGGGCAATTCCTCGATTGAAATCAGGTTACAAGTCTCATATCCTTTAGGCCGTACTCTCTTCCTACCCTCTGCCTCTTCCATTAGGACATCGCCTTCACCCGGTTTGACCGTCTCCCTTGATGCAGTTTCTGACTCGGCCGCCCTGAGTGCCTGGTTGTAGCAGACCCTCAATTCATATTGATAGATCTTCAGGAAGCCTACCCCCATGGGGGTTGGGAATTTTATTGTCATGTGATGgatcgaggtcaccatcctcattgccctcataAGGGGCCTGCCCACTATAACATTGTAGGCACAAGGCTGATCTACAACTGTAAACATAGCGATCTGGGTGGCCACATAAGGCTCTTCTCTTAAGTTGTAGGCATCATAAGACAAAACGTCAGCCGAGCTCCCGATATCCACCATTACTCGGTGAACATTCACCGTTCAAATCTTCATTTTTATGACCAGGGCATCCGTATGAGGGTAATGCATCCATTTGGCATCATTCTCCCTAAACACGATATCATCAGTCTCATTCTGAAAGAGCTTCGGGGGTCTTTAGCTCAGCTGGTTGACGTTGGTGAGGGGATTGTCTTTTGCTTCTCGGGCATATCTGTCCATCACCTTCCAGCTGTCTCCGCCAATATGAGACCTGTCTAGAATGATATGAATGCTTTCGGCCCGAGGTATCCTTTCTTTGTCCTCTGGGGATAGGGGAGGGACCGTTTGATAATCAGCTCTGTGCTTCCGAACCTCCTTGATAACCCACTCAGTAAGCTTCCCTTGTCTTATTAGTGTCtcaatttcattcttcaattgtCTGCAATCAGCCGTGTCATTCCCCATGGCCTCGTGGTATGCACAATACTTTGAGGTATCCCTTTTGTTGTAGTCTGTGAGAGGAGCCGCCCTCCTGAACACCCCTTTCCCAGCATAGGTAGCGTAAATATGGTCGAGCCTCCATCGAAGTATTCGACCAAGGGTCTGTGTCTGCCATTTTCTTGTATATGGTCTTTCCGAATTTTTGGTGGTCTCTTTACCCCAGACAGACTTTTTTGGGCTCGAACTACGCCGA
This window contains:
- the LOC141674194 gene encoding uncharacterized protein LOC141674194, coding for MDGASNGDGARAGIELISPEAHKIRRATHLAFHTTNNDTEYEALINGLKLALEMKVENLNMFSDSMIVVYQINGRFNKVRLELIPCGQNEGVDELAKLGSRREATLLGVVPLDIQRQPSVPEHEVGSLSDDLGPTWMAPIVAYIRKWSLPDEKNEARRIKYKAARYVIYDGVLYRRGFSVPLLKCIDGKECNYILREVHEGICGNHSGVALLLRKSSIKVIIGQR